From Bradyrhizobium symbiodeficiens, the proteins below share one genomic window:
- a CDS encoding LLM class flavin-dependent oxidoreductase, with product MARLKFGAFLAPHHPIGEHPMLQFRRDLDLVEQLDALGYDEFWCGEHHSSGWEMIASPEMFLAAAGERTKRIKLGTGVVSLPYHHPYNVAQRMVQLDHMTGGRAIFGSGPGALASDAHTLGIDPMTQRDRQDEAIGVIRRLFNGERVTAKSDWFTMNDAALQILPLQEEMPFVVASQISPSGMTLAGKYGCGIISLGSMTTQGLMSLQQQWQFAEDAAKKHGTKVDRANWRVLLTFHIAETREQARKEAGAGLMRWHNEYNVGTLQRPGLTAFSSPDEAVDKTAFVEGAASTIGTPDDLIKTIKNVMQVSGGVGAIIGFVHDWANPEATRRSWDMVARYVVPEINGYIDGLRRSQKFVIENRAIFERAGQAVMAKIMENEKAAEALKVTGPGRVAIPAVNAPDLQKEAAKR from the coding sequence ATGGCGCGCCTGAAGTTCGGAGCCTTCCTTGCCCCGCATCACCCGATCGGGGAGCATCCGATGCTCCAGTTCCGGCGCGACCTCGACCTGGTCGAGCAGCTCGACGCGCTCGGCTATGACGAGTTCTGGTGCGGCGAGCATCATTCATCCGGCTGGGAGATGATCGCCTCGCCCGAGATGTTCCTGGCTGCGGCCGGCGAGCGCACCAAGCGGATCAAGCTCGGCACCGGCGTGGTGTCGCTCCCCTATCATCATCCCTACAACGTCGCCCAGCGCATGGTGCAGCTCGACCACATGACCGGCGGCCGCGCCATCTTCGGCTCCGGCCCCGGCGCGCTTGCCTCCGACGCGCACACGCTCGGCATCGATCCGATGACGCAGCGTGACCGCCAGGACGAGGCGATCGGCGTCATCCGCCGGTTGTTCAACGGTGAGCGCGTCACGGCCAAGAGCGACTGGTTCACCATGAACGACGCCGCGCTGCAGATCCTGCCGCTGCAGGAAGAGATGCCGTTCGTCGTGGCCTCGCAAATATCGCCTTCGGGCATGACGCTCGCCGGCAAATACGGCTGCGGCATCATCTCGCTGGGCTCGATGACGACGCAGGGGCTGATGTCGCTGCAGCAGCAATGGCAGTTCGCCGAGGACGCTGCGAAGAAGCACGGCACGAAGGTCGACCGCGCCAACTGGCGCGTGCTGCTGACCTTCCACATCGCCGAGACCCGCGAGCAGGCGCGCAAGGAAGCCGGCGCCGGGCTGATGCGCTGGCACAACGAATATAATGTCGGCACGCTGCAGCGGCCGGGCCTGACGGCGTTCTCCTCGCCCGACGAGGCCGTGGACAAGACCGCCTTCGTCGAGGGCGCCGCGTCCACCATCGGCACGCCCGACGATCTCATCAAAACCATCAAGAACGTGATGCAGGTCTCCGGGGGCGTCGGCGCCATCATCGGCTTCGTGCACGACTGGGCCAATCCGGAAGCCACGCGCCGCAGCTGGGACATGGTGGCGCGCTACGTCGTGCCGGAGATCAACGGCTATATCGACGGCCTGCGCCGGTCGCAAAAATTCGTAATCGAGAACCGCGCCATCTTCGAGCGTGCAGGCCAGGCCGTGATGGCCAAGATCATGGAGAACGAGAAGGCTGCCGAAGCATTAAAGGTGACCGGCCCCGGCCGAGTCGCCATTCCCGCCGTCAACGCACCGGATTTGCAGAAGGAAGCGGCGAAGCGATAG